Proteins encoded by one window of Mariniplasma anaerobium:
- a CDS encoding endonuclease, whose amino-acid sequence MKKVVLLFSLIFVLFFVASCEDREESTYSIGEIVESISIGYGQGDSQDYVTQDLSLPTGTTLDSNITLSWISQNPDVIDNSGTVNRTNQDELVDIAYTVDYLGQSFSQTLTFKVIGNLQVVQTSYEINYFFENIEDDQYTLVESIEIDSTVNQNVYVNPENEEGFTLNTTLSTLMGRTSVDEVISLDVYFDRNVYSIDLYDGTTLLDTIDVKHGDVISLDDPMKQDYNFVEWRISSETTPFNALTPITSEFSLKAIFQEVSDAYVYTGYYQGAAGLYEDDLIAFLHQISNESFSGVTYGDARYMLDDTDADPLNSNNVILVYLGTSISGVWDFGATWNREHVWPQSFLGVSASNEAVNTASDLQNLKPSDPGENSSRSNKYYGNTTTSQTYAPRDEVKGDIARILFYMDIMYSELTLIYANEGNVYEMGNLEVLLAWHELDPVDTFEMNRNNLIEGLQGNRNPFIDHPEFVDKIYQNSNELSISRVETILSSMIEVNFNEI is encoded by the coding sequence ATGAAAAAAGTTGTATTATTATTTAGTTTAATATTTGTGTTATTCTTTGTCGCAAGTTGTGAGGATAGAGAAGAATCAACTTATAGCATAGGTGAGATTGTTGAGTCCATTTCTATAGGTTATGGACAAGGTGATTCTCAAGATTACGTTACACAAGATTTGAGCCTTCCTACAGGAACAACACTAGATTCAAATATCACATTATCTTGGATAAGTCAAAATCCAGATGTCATTGATAACTCTGGTACAGTTAATAGAACTAATCAAGATGAATTGGTTGATATTGCTTATACTGTTGATTATTTAGGGCAATCATTTTCACAAACTTTAACTTTTAAAGTTATTGGTAATCTACAAGTTGTACAAACAAGTTATGAAATCAATTATTTTTTTGAAAATATTGAAGATGATCAATATACATTAGTAGAGAGTATTGAAATAGATAGTACTGTGAACCAAAATGTTTATGTTAATCCTGAAAATGAAGAGGGATTTACTTTAAATACAACATTAAGTACACTAATGGGTAGAACTTCAGTTGATGAAGTGATATCTTTGGATGTATATTTTGATAGAAATGTTTACAGTATTGACTTATATGATGGAACTACATTATTAGATACCATTGACGTTAAACATGGAGATGTGATTTCATTAGATGATCCAATGAAACAAGATTATAATTTTGTTGAATGGAGAATATCTTCAGAAACAACTCCATTTAATGCATTAACTCCAATTACTTCAGAATTTTCATTAAAAGCAATATTCCAAGAAGTAAGTGATGCATATGTTTATACAGGTTATTATCAAGGTGCAGCTGGATTATACGAAGATGATTTAATTGCATTTTTACATCAAATATCAAATGAATCATTTAGCGGTGTAACTTACGGAGATGCAAGATACATGTTAGATGATACAGATGCAGATCCTTTAAATTCAAATAATGTTATTTTAGTATATTTAGGAACTAGTATTTCAGGTGTTTGGGATTTCGGTGCAACGTGGAATAGAGAACATGTATGGCCACAATCTTTCTTAGGTGTTAGTGCTTCAAATGAAGCTGTTAATACTGCATCAGATTTACAAAACTTAAAACCAAGTGATCCAGGAGAAAATTCAAGTAGAAGTAATAAGTATTATGGTAATACGACAACATCTCAAACATATGCACCAAGAGATGAAGTTAAAGGCGATATAGCTAGAATTCTATTCTATATGGATATCATGTATAGCGAGCTTACATTAATTTACGCTAATGAAGGCAATGTCTATGAAATGGGTAATTTAGAAGTCTTATTAGCTTGGCATGAACTTGATCCAGTAGATACTTTTGAAATGAATAGAAATAATTTAATTGAAGGTCTTCAAGGCAATAGAAATCCTTTTATAGATCATCCTGAATTTGTAGATAAAATATATCAAAATTCAAATGAATTATCAATATCTAGAGTAGAAACTATTTTAAGCAGCATGATTGAAGTGAATTTCAATGAGATTTAG
- a CDS encoding DNA-directed RNA polymerase subunit alpha: protein MKDLKFEKPTAVEEISKDGYKGRFVIKPLDRGYGITLGNALRRVLLSSLPGAAIVSIKIDGVEHEFSTIEGVYEDVMGIVLNLKKVIFKVESTDPEFEQKLELYMVGAGKVTAADFNHVDGIEIVNPDQEIANLADAGRLSMEVTVRRGVGYVSAEKNKAYINNEKSVIPIDSIYTPVTRVSYHVEKTLRDHDELALDIETNGAIEAKDALALASKMLIDYFSVIVEISEQAQESDFIYEQEEEPVNKKLELTIDKLDLSVRLYNSLKRSGISTVAQIVSQSEEDVMRFRSLGRKSFKELKEKLLEHGLEFKNSSNKESKFHLDDEEKE, encoded by the coding sequence GTGAAAGATTTAAAGTTTGAAAAACCAACAGCAGTTGAAGAAATTTCGAAAGATGGATATAAAGGACGTTTTGTCATTAAACCATTAGATCGTGGGTATGGTATTACTTTAGGTAATGCACTTCGTAGAGTTTTATTATCTTCATTACCAGGAGCAGCAATCGTAAGCATTAAAATCGACGGTGTAGAACATGAGTTCTCAACAATCGAAGGTGTTTATGAAGATGTTATGGGTATTGTATTAAACTTAAAAAAAGTCATTTTCAAAGTAGAATCTACTGATCCGGAATTTGAACAAAAACTTGAATTATATATGGTAGGTGCAGGAAAGGTCACTGCAGCTGATTTTAACCATGTTGATGGTATTGAAATTGTAAATCCAGATCAAGAAATAGCTAACCTAGCTGATGCAGGAAGACTTTCTATGGAAGTCACTGTAAGAAGAGGCGTTGGCTATGTGAGCGCCGAGAAAAATAAGGCTTATATTAATAATGAAAAAAGCGTTATCCCAATTGATTCAATCTATACTCCAGTAACTCGTGTTTCTTATCATGTTGAAAAAACATTAAGAGATCATGATGAATTGGCTTTAGATATTGAAACAAATGGTGCGATTGAAGCAAAAGATGCATTAGCATTAGCTTCAAAAATGCTTATTGACTACTTTAGTGTTATTGTAGAAATTAGTGAGCAAGCTCAAGAATCTGATTTCATCTATGAACAAGAAGAAGAACCAGTTAATAAAAAGCTAGAACTTACAATTGATAAACTTGATTTATCTGTTAGACTATATAATAGTTTAAAACGTTCAGGTATATCTACAGTTGCACAAATTGTGAGTCAATCTGAAGAAGATGTTATGAGATTTAGATCATTAGGTAGAAAATCATTTAAAGAATTAAAAGAAAAACTATTAGAGCATGGTCTAGAATTTAAGAATTCTTCAAACAAAGAATCGAAATTTCATTTAGACGATGAAGAGAAGGAGTAA
- the map gene encoding type I methionyl aminopeptidase, translating to MIQIKSEREIELMREAGGILDMTRNMLKEHVKPGVSTHHLDQLAENYIKSLGAIPSFKGYHGFPGSICASVNEVVVHGIPSKRKVLKEGDIITLDFGVIYKGYHADSATTYPVGHIDEKLEKLLKITEESLYVGLAEAKPGNHVSDISHAIEAYVKPYGYGIVEEFTGHGIGRELHEEPYVPNFGQPHQGPILKPGMTFCVEPMINLGTKRVKVLADNWTTVTIDRKPSAHFEHMIVITETGYDILTLLKKE from the coding sequence TTGATTCAAATCAAATCAGAACGCGAAATCGAGTTGATGAGAGAAGCAGGTGGCATCTTAGATATGACACGAAACATGTTAAAAGAACATGTTAAACCTGGTGTATCGACACATCATCTCGATCAGCTCGCCGAAAATTATATTAAGAGTCTTGGAGCAATCCCATCATTTAAGGGTTATCATGGCTTTCCGGGATCCATTTGTGCTTCAGTGAACGAAGTTGTTGTTCATGGTATACCTTCAAAACGTAAAGTTTTAAAAGAAGGAGATATCATAACATTAGATTTTGGTGTTATTTATAAAGGATATCATGCTGATTCAGCAACTACTTATCCGGTAGGACATATTGATGAAAAACTAGAAAAATTATTAAAAATCACAGAAGAATCATTATATGTTGGTCTAGCAGAAGCGAAACCAGGAAATCACGTATCAGATATATCACATGCTATTGAAGCATATGTAAAACCATATGGATATGGCATTGTTGAAGAGTTTACTGGTCATGGTATTGGTAGAGAATTACATGAAGAACCGTATGTCCCTAATTTTGGACAACCTCATCAAGGACCTATTTTAAAACCAGGCATGACATTTTGTGTAGAACCTATGATTAATTTAGGTACTAAACGTGTAAAAGTCTTAGCAGATAACTGGACAACTGTCACTATTGATCGCAAACCTAGTGCTCATTTTGAACACATGATTGTGATTACAGAAACTGGATATGACATTTTAACATTATTAAAAAAGGAGTGA
- the secY gene encoding preprotein translocase subunit SecY encodes MWLRIKRILSNKTVMLRLAFTLAILLVVRIGSHITVPLFDTTAIVDFMNQSGSFVAILNNFSGQSLERFSILSLGISPYITASIAIQLLQMVIPQLKEWSEQGETGKQKINQATRYLAIILAFLQGYALIIGVSVGPGTALIPSLDASITSSGVRYFFYIYMALIMAGGTALMIWLAGLITKKGVGNGTSLLIVAGIVTSLPTMWTTLWTKYIINGVSGWSIVWFIIILLLYLGILLGVVYMQIATRKIPVQYANRQGKSDSNIPMKLNSAGVIPVIFAQTIMSIPLTVAGFAGASGTGGWISNIFSTGKPIGFILYVILIVIFTFFYSFMTINPEKIANNLSNSNAYVPGIRPGQDTQDYVAKLLFKITVIGTTYLVLLAVLPILTSVVFGFTGSDAQAITLGGTSLLIIVGVAIETTQQIETDASQTAYSGIFN; translated from the coding sequence GTGTGGTTACGTATTAAAAGAATTCTAAGTAATAAAACAGTGATGCTAAGATTAGCATTCACATTAGCTATATTATTAGTCGTTAGAATTGGTAGTCATATTACGGTCCCACTATTTGATACCACGGCAATTGTTGATTTCATGAATCAAAGTGGTAGTTTCGTTGCAATTTTAAATAATTTCAGTGGTCAATCACTTGAACGATTCTCAATATTGTCATTAGGTATCTCACCATATATTACAGCTTCAATTGCTATTCAGTTATTACAAATGGTTATTCCACAATTAAAAGAGTGGAGTGAACAAGGTGAAACTGGTAAACAAAAGATTAATCAAGCAACTCGTTATTTAGCAATTATATTAGCATTTTTACAAGGTTACGCTTTAATTATTGGTGTATCCGTAGGTCCAGGTACAGCACTTATTCCAAGCTTAGATGCTTCAATAACATCTAGTGGCGTTAGATATTTCTTCTATATTTATATGGCACTTATTATGGCTGGTGGTACTGCACTTATGATATGGCTTGCTGGATTAATCACTAAAAAAGGTGTAGGTAATGGTACATCATTATTAATTGTTGCAGGTATTGTAACAAGTTTACCAACCATGTGGACAACTCTATGGACTAAATATATCATCAATGGCGTTTCAGGTTGGTCAATCGTATGGTTTATCATTATATTATTATTATACTTAGGCATTTTACTTGGTGTTGTGTATATGCAAATTGCAACTAGAAAGATCCCAGTACAATACGCAAATCGTCAAGGCAAATCAGATTCAAATATTCCAATGAAACTTAATAGTGCTGGAGTTATCCCTGTTATCTTTGCACAAACAATTATGAGTATTCCTCTAACTGTTGCAGGATTCGCAGGAGCATCTGGTACTGGAGGTTGGATAAGCAATATCTTTAGTACAGGTAAGCCTATTGGATTTATTTTATATGTTATTCTAATTGTTATCTTTACATTCTTCTATTCATTTATGACAATCAACCCAGAGAAGATTGCAAATAACTTGTCGAATTCAAATGCTTACGTTCCAGGTATTAGACCAGGACAAGATACTCAAGATTACGTAGCAAAATTATTATTTAAGATTACTGTTATCGGAACTACTTATTTAGTATTACTCGCAGTATTACCTATATTAACTTCCGTAGTATTTGGATTTACAGGTAGTGATGCACAAGCAATTACTTTAGGTGGTACAAGTTTACTAATTATTGTCGGTGTTGCTATTGAGACTACACAACAAATCGAAACGGACGCAAGTCAAACAGCTTATAGCGGCATTTTCAATTAA
- the rpsK gene encoding 30S ribosomal protein S11 — protein MARKKTTKRKVRKNIPLGVAHIHTTFNNTIVTITDIDGNAIAWSSAGALGFKGSKKSTPFAAQMSAEAAAKSAMDNGMLRVEVSVKGPGPGREAAIRSLQGAGLEITAIRDVTPVPHNGCRPPKRPRG, from the coding sequence ATGGCACGTAAAAAAACAACGAAAAGAAAAGTAAGAAAAAATATTCCCCTTGGTGTAGCACACATTCATACAACATTTAACAATACAATCGTAACTATCACTGATATTGATGGGAATGCTATCGCTTGGAGCAGTGCTGGAGCACTTGGCTTTAAGGGAAGTAAAAAATCAACACCTTTCGCTGCACAAATGTCTGCAGAAGCTGCAGCTAAGTCAGCTATGGATAATGGTATGCTAAGAGTAGAAGTTTCAGTTAAAGGACCTGGTCCAGGACGCGAAGCAGCTATTAGATCGTTACAAGGAGCTGGATTAGAAATTACAGCTATTAGAGACGTAACACCAGTACCACACAATGGATGTAGACCGCCAAAACGTCCACGTGGATAA
- the rplQ gene encoding 50S ribosomal protein L17, whose amino-acid sequence MAYSKLGRRSDQRKALLRDLVTDIIIYERIVTTESKAKELKKLADKMITLAKDGSLSARRQAAETVRHEPVKEGQDAVQKLFSELGPRYQDRTGGYTRIIKTVPRRGDAAPMAIIEFV is encoded by the coding sequence ATGGCTTATAGTAAATTAGGACGCAGAAGCGACCAAAGAAAAGCTTTGTTACGTGATTTAGTAACAGACATTATCATTTATGAAAGAATTGTTACTACTGAATCTAAAGCAAAAGAATTAAAAAAACTTGCTGATAAGATGATTACTTTAGCTAAAGACGGTTCATTAAGTGCTAGAAGACAAGCAGCTGAAACAGTTCGTCATGAACCAGTTAAAGAGGGTCAAGACGCTGTTCAAAAACTATTTTCAGAACTTGGACCAAGATACCAAGATAGAACTGGTGGCTATACTAGAATCATTAAAACAGTTCCAAGACGTGGCGATGCTGCGCCTATGGCAATTATAGAATTCGTATAA
- a CDS encoding aldo/keto reductase has translation MRFRTFGKTGIKISEISLGTWQLGSKWGDPFDQEVAYNTLKAAIATDINVFDTADVYQGGLSEKTIGKYIKTLKEKPFIITKTGRRLEKQTKEGYSEENLRKFIDDSRKNLDMDTLDMVLLHCPPTDVYYMPEVFQILDILKVEGKIKHYGVSVERIEEGLKAMDYDGIDAIEIIFNMFRLRPIEEFFVKALKNNVGIIVRVPLASGLLTGKYTTKTTFGKDDHRTFNRNGEAFDKGETFSGVSFEKGLKAVEALKKEFKTQDLTQIALRWVLMFDAVSTVIPGASKPEYVYQNANAALLPPLTKVQMQAVRDIYDMYIKDPVHYLW, from the coding sequence ATGAGATTTAGAACTTTTGGAAAAACAGGTATTAAAATATCTGAGATATCTTTAGGAACATGGCAATTAGGTTCTAAATGGGGAGATCCATTTGACCAAGAGGTCGCGTATAACACTCTTAAAGCAGCTATTGCTACCGATATAAACGTCTTTGACACAGCAGATGTATATCAAGGTGGATTATCTGAAAAAACGATTGGAAAGTATATTAAAACTCTAAAAGAAAAACCTTTCATTATAACCAAAACAGGTAGAAGACTGGAAAAGCAAACTAAAGAGGGTTATAGTGAAGAAAACTTGAGAAAATTTATTGATGATAGTAGAAAAAATCTAGATATGGATACCCTAGATATGGTTTTATTACATTGTCCACCAACTGATGTTTATTATATGCCTGAAGTATTTCAAATCTTAGACATTTTAAAAGTTGAAGGAAAAATAAAACATTATGGTGTGAGTGTAGAACGTATTGAAGAAGGCTTAAAAGCAATGGACTATGATGGCATAGATGCCATTGAAATTATCTTTAATATGTTTAGATTAAGACCGATTGAAGAGTTTTTTGTAAAAGCATTAAAAAATAATGTTGGCATTATTGTTAGAGTGCCACTTGCTAGTGGATTATTAACTGGTAAATATACAACAAAAACTACTTTTGGAAAAGATGATCATAGAACATTTAACAGAAATGGGGAAGCCTTTGATAAAGGTGAAACTTTTTCTGGAGTTTCATTTGAAAAAGGATTAAAAGCTGTTGAAGCCTTGAAAAAAGAATTTAAAACTCAAGATTTAACACAAATCGCATTGCGATGGGTTTTAATGTTTGATGCTGTATCAACTGTTATTCCTGGAGCTAGTAAGCCTGAATATGTTTATCAAAATGCAAATGCAGCGCTCTTACCTCCATTAACAAAAGTTCAAATGCAAGCAGTCAGAGATATTTATGATATGTATATAAAAGATCCAGTTCATTATCTATGGTAA
- the rpmJ gene encoding 50S ribosomal protein L36 produces MKVKASVKKRSEDDIIVKRKGKVYVINKKIKRHNQRQG; encoded by the coding sequence ATGAAAGTGAAAGCATCAGTAAAAAAAAGAAGTGAAGACGATATTATCGTCAAACGTAAAGGTAAAGTTTACGTAATTAACAAAAAAATTAAAAGACATAACCAAAGACAAGGTTAA
- a CDS encoding adenylate kinase, whose product MRIIIMGPPGVGKGTEAELLIKDFNIPHISTGNIFRELYRDKTTVGKIAKSYIDKGELVPDDITNEIVRNRLSKPDVEKGFLFDGYPRNIEQAEAFDRILDEKGWKLNAVINIQTSDELIIKRISGRRVCEDCGSIYHLENNPPEIDGVCDKCDGNLIQRDDDSQETVLRRLRIYYDQTEPVIGYYKHSGIMINADGSNAISKNHADIMKALGEMN is encoded by the coding sequence ATGCGAATCATTATCATGGGCCCACCTGGTGTAGGTAAGGGCACAGAAGCAGAATTATTGATTAAAGATTTTAACATACCACATATCTCAACAGGTAATATCTTTAGAGAATTATATAGAGATAAAACAACAGTTGGCAAAATCGCTAAATCATATATTGATAAAGGCGAATTAGTCCCAGATGATATTACCAATGAAATCGTACGCAATCGACTATCAAAACCAGATGTTGAAAAAGGATTCCTTTTTGATGGATATCCTAGAAATATTGAACAGGCAGAAGCCTTCGATCGAATTCTTGATGAAAAAGGTTGGAAACTTAATGCAGTGATCAATATACAAACATCAGATGAATTGATTATTAAACGTATTAGTGGACGTAGAGTATGTGAAGATTGTGGATCAATCTATCACCTTGAAAACAATCCACCAGAAATAGATGGTGTTTGTGATAAATGTGATGGTAATTTGATTCAAAGAGATGATGATAGTCAGGAAACTGTTCTAAGAAGATTAAGAATCTATTATGATCAAACAGAACCTGTTATCGGATATTATAAACATTCAGGCATAATGATTAATGCAGATGGCTCAAATGCTATTTCAAAAAATCATGCTGATATTATGAAAGCTTTAGGTGAAATGAATTGA
- a CDS encoding ABC transporter ATP-binding protein — translation MLNIKQMTKSYDGVKNACDHIDLDIESGDIFGFIGHNGAGKTTLLKSIAGIIDFNEGEIKVNGISIKESPIEVKKIIAYIPDNPDVYESLTGIQYLEFIADVFEVPQEKRRELVEKYTTMFEMSDVLHNPISTYSHGMKQKIVVISALIHEPKLMILDEPFVGLDPKASFLLKEVFKEMVSKGSAIFFSTHVLEVVEKLCNKVAIIKQGSIVANGNTVDIISNESLEEIFMEIEKES, via the coding sequence ATGTTAAATATTAAGCAAATGACTAAAAGTTATGATGGCGTTAAAAATGCATGTGACCATATTGATCTAGATATTGAATCTGGAGATATCTTTGGTTTCATCGGCCATAATGGTGCAGGCAAAACAACTTTATTAAAATCTATTGCAGGTATTATTGATTTTAATGAGGGTGAAATTAAAGTTAACGGTATCTCTATTAAAGAGTCACCAATTGAAGTGAAAAAAATTATAGCTTATATTCCTGATAATCCAGATGTTTATGAATCTTTAACAGGCATACAGTATCTTGAATTTATTGCAGATGTTTTTGAAGTTCCACAAGAGAAAAGAAGAGAACTTGTTGAAAAATATACAACTATGTTTGAAATGTCTGATGTTTTGCATAATCCAATTTCGACATATTCTCATGGGATGAAGCAAAAAATTGTTGTTATTAGTGCATTAATTCATGAACCAAAACTTATGATACTTGATGAACCTTTTGTTGGTTTAGATCCTAAAGCAAGTTTCTTATTAAAAGAAGTATTTAAAGAAATGGTTAGCAAAGGATCTGCTATATTCTTTTCAACTCATGTTTTAGAAGTTGTAGAAAAGTTATGTAATAAGGTCGCTATTATAAAACAAGGAAGTATAGTTGCAAATGGTAATACAGTGGATATTATATCAAATGAATCGCTTGAAGAAATATTCATGGAGATAGAAAAAGAATCATGA
- a CDS encoding DUF975 family protein translates to MFMNSKAYRVKTWNQLKKSYWSVLIACLIVLAVSGASVPLAFLLVGPILVGQSYYLIDVAEHENEGKNFELLIEGFKKSLVTSIVANILMGIFIFLWTLLLIIPGIIKIYAYSMTHYVIAENPEIDFMDAIKKSEEMMKGHKFRLFKLQFSFIGWFILGVLTFGVGFLFVYPYYSLAQANFYIDLRGKKPLIIDVDY, encoded by the coding sequence ATGTTCATGAATAGTAAAGCTTATCGCGTTAAAACATGGAATCAATTAAAAAAATCATATTGGTCAGTGTTAATTGCTTGTTTAATAGTCTTAGCAGTCTCAGGTGCGAGTGTTCCGTTAGCATTTCTTCTTGTAGGACCAATATTAGTTGGTCAATCATATTATCTAATTGATGTTGCTGAACATGAAAACGAAGGCAAAAATTTTGAATTACTTATTGAAGGGTTTAAAAAAAGTCTCGTAACTTCTATAGTTGCAAACATTCTTATGGGAATTTTTATTTTCCTATGGACACTACTTTTAATCATTCCAGGTATTATTAAAATTTATGCTTACTCTATGACTCATTATGTTATTGCAGAAAATCCAGAAATTGACTTCATGGACGCAATCAAAAAAAGTGAAGAGATGATGAAAGGCCATAAGTTTAGATTATTTAAATTACAATTCAGCTTTATTGGTTGGTTTATTCTAGGTGTATTAACATTTGGAGTAGGGTTTTTATTTGTTTATCCATATTATAGCCTAGCACAAGCAAACTTTTATATCGACCTTAGAGGTAAAAAACCATTAATCATTGATGTAGATTATTGA
- the rpsM gene encoding 30S ribosomal protein S13, translated as MARIAGIDVPRDKRVVISLTYIYGIGLSTSKEILKNANVSEETRVKALTEDELNRIRTEIGNFIVEGDLRRETTLNIKRLMEIGSYRGIRHRRGLPVRGQNTRNNARTRKGKPKAIAGKKK; from the coding sequence ATGGCAAGAATAGCAGGTATTGACGTTCCACGCGACAAAAGAGTCGTTATATCGTTGACCTATATATACGGTATTGGGTTATCAACATCCAAAGAAATCCTAAAAAATGCTAACGTTAGTGAAGAGACTCGTGTCAAAGCATTAACAGAAGATGAATTAAATCGCATTCGTACTGAAATCGGGAATTTTATAGTAGAAGGTGATTTACGTAGAGAAACTACATTAAATATTAAACGTTTAATGGAAATTGGTTCTTACAGAGGCATACGCCATCGTAGAGGATTACCTGTTCGTGGACAAAACACAAGAAACAACGCACGAACAAGAAAAGGTAAACCAAAGGCAATCGCCGGTAAGAAGAAATAA
- the infA gene encoding translation initiation factor IF-1, which produces MAREDLIEVEAKVIEVLPNTKFKVELIQNGHIVLAHVSGKIRMHNIRILPGDKVTVELSPYDLSRGRITYRRK; this is translated from the coding sequence ATGGCAAGAGAAGATTTAATCGAAGTAGAAGCAAAAGTAATTGAAGTATTACCTAACACGAAGTTCAAAGTTGAACTTATTCAAAATGGCCATATTGTATTGGCTCACGTATCTGGTAAAATCCGCATGCATAACATACGCATTTTACCTGGTGATAAAGTAACAGTAGAGTTGTCACCATACGATTTATCACGCGGCCGAATAACATATCGCCGTAAGTAA